A region from the Natronorubrum halophilum genome encodes:
- a CDS encoding putative ATP-dependent zinc protease: protein MAVADPVTVGVLSLHTSKETKAILNAVEALGHDTEWLRSENTSISVTDGSVVLEPEVDIIANRMLLSNTEQPAEELGLANTFAQLMPMLNEPSAVLTAIHKLSTAATLATNDVRTPDVTLALSSDQLNAARSRYGEEAVYKTAIGTHGGGTWKVGADDPINAKVGNRYAFLQELIDRDDDRHFDARVYVVDGEIISAMYRYAPDNDWRTNVALGGSVEDATDDLPEEARDMARRAADATTLDYAGVDLVEGDEGWFVLEVNPTAGFKGLYEATQISPAPYIAKLAIESAGGEVDDGRVRELSKVLDDSQPIAQPVQTGQSETEPAVIGYTEEVVLSGTSGSKSVLAKSDTGATRTSIDTGLAADIGAGPIKSITRIRSGSSKTAKSRPVVDVVVGVGGNQHTVTASVEDRNHMDYPVLLGRDILENYRVDVGRRTDQDARDTPEEEE, encoded by the coding sequence ATGGCTGTTGCCGATCCTGTCACCGTCGGGGTATTGAGCCTCCACACGAGCAAAGAAACGAAGGCGATCTTAAATGCCGTCGAAGCCCTCGGTCACGACACCGAGTGGCTCCGGTCCGAAAACACGTCGATCAGCGTCACCGACGGCAGCGTCGTCCTCGAGCCGGAAGTTGACATCATCGCGAATCGGATGCTGCTGTCGAACACCGAACAGCCGGCCGAGGAACTCGGACTCGCGAACACGTTCGCACAGCTGATGCCGATGCTCAACGAACCGTCGGCGGTGCTGACGGCGATCCACAAGCTGTCGACGGCGGCGACGCTCGCGACGAACGACGTTCGGACCCCCGACGTCACGCTCGCACTCAGCAGCGATCAACTCAACGCCGCACGCAGTCGGTACGGCGAGGAAGCCGTCTACAAGACGGCGATCGGTACCCACGGCGGCGGCACGTGGAAAGTCGGTGCCGACGACCCGATCAACGCGAAGGTCGGCAACCGGTACGCCTTCCTGCAGGAACTCATCGACCGCGACGACGACCGTCACTTCGACGCCCGCGTCTACGTCGTCGACGGCGAGATCATCAGCGCGATGTATCGCTACGCGCCCGACAACGACTGGCGGACCAACGTCGCCCTCGGCGGCTCCGTGGAGGATGCGACCGACGACCTCCCTGAGGAAGCTCGAGATATGGCTCGCCGGGCGGCCGACGCCACCACGCTCGACTACGCCGGCGTCGACCTCGTCGAGGGAGACGAGGGCTGGTTCGTTCTCGAGGTCAATCCGACGGCAGGCTTCAAAGGGCTGTACGAGGCGACCCAGATCAGTCCGGCACCCTACATCGCCAAACTCGCGATCGAGAGCGCCGGCGGCGAGGTCGACGACGGCCGCGTACGGGAGCTTTCGAAAGTACTCGACGACTCACAGCCGATAGCCCAGCCGGTCCAGACGGGCCAGTCGGAGACGGAACCGGCCGTGATCGGGTACACCGAGGAGGTCGTCCTCTCCGGCACCAGCGGGTCGAAATCGGTCCTCGCGAAGTCCGACACCGGTGCGACGCGGACGAGCATCGATACCGGACTCGCAGCCGACATCGGTGCCGGGCCGATCAAATCCATCACGCGAATCAGGTCCGGGAGCAGCAAGACCGCAAAGAGTCGCCCCGTGGTGGACGTCGTCGTCGGCGTCGGCGGCAATCAACACACCGTCACCGCGAGCGTCGAAGATCGTAACCACATGGATTACCCCGTCTTGCTCGGTCGGGACATCCTCGAGAACTACCGCGTCGACGTCGGTCGACGAACCGATCAGGACGCCCGCGATACGCCCGAAGAAGAAGAGTAA
- a CDS encoding DNA-3-methyladenine glycosylase family protein, which produces MLEEAESVLRQDPVMAALVERHDPYDEPNWNEFERLCISIINQQLSTASAAAVRERVFELFRGEVTPEAVLEAEDEALRSAGLSRSKVEYVRNAARAFQERDYTREGLADHSADEVIDLLTEIKGIGEWTARMYLLFVLERPDVLPLGDLAVRRGIEQLYGNGSEELTRAEMREIAEAWRPYRSVATRYIWAEYESA; this is translated from the coding sequence ATGCTCGAAGAGGCCGAATCAGTGCTCCGGCAGGACCCCGTGATGGCGGCCCTCGTCGAGAGACACGACCCATACGACGAGCCGAACTGGAACGAGTTCGAACGACTCTGTATCTCCATCATCAACCAGCAGTTGTCGACGGCGAGCGCGGCCGCAGTCCGAGAGCGCGTCTTCGAACTGTTCCGCGGCGAGGTCACCCCGGAAGCCGTCCTCGAGGCCGAAGACGAGGCGCTCCGCTCGGCCGGGCTCTCGCGGAGCAAGGTCGAGTACGTTCGAAACGCGGCGCGTGCGTTTCAAGAACGCGACTATACGAGGGAGGGCCTGGCCGACCACTCCGCCGACGAGGTCATCGATCTGCTCACCGAGATCAAGGGTATCGGGGAGTGGACGGCGCGGATGTACCTCCTGTTCGTCCTCGAGCGACCGGACGTCCTTCCCCTCGGCGACCTCGCCGTTCGCCGCGGCATCGAACAGCTGTACGGGAACGGCAGCGAGGAGCTGACGCGGGCGGAGATGCGCGAGATCGCCGAGGCGTGGCGGCCGTATCGAAGCGTTGCGACGCGGTACATCTGGGCCGAGTACGAATCGGCGTAA
- a CDS encoding GNAT family N-acetyltransferase, producing the protein MEIREATDDDIDAIRSIAQRSLNSTYTDFLEAETIDDAIEQWYGDSFTDELAADHSLVLVIERDGEVVGFSQNDLIGQRYDTGRILWLHIDPDHRGGGTGVRLLVRTREKLLEEGADNIQCLVLEDNEGGNAFYRGHGFERAGQREVEIGDETFTENVYVEGEIGDEGWGAVDELEVDGQTVYVSFGEAARGAKSPFYGAYETEDREELYAWFCGNCDSLDNTMDTMGRIECNVCGNRRKATRWDSSYL; encoded by the coding sequence ATGGAGATTCGTGAAGCGACTGATGACGATATCGACGCGATCCGTTCGATCGCCCAGCGGTCCCTTAACTCAACGTATACGGACTTTCTCGAGGCGGAAACTATCGACGACGCGATCGAACAGTGGTACGGAGACTCGTTTACCGACGAACTCGCGGCCGACCACTCGCTCGTCCTCGTCATCGAACGGGACGGCGAGGTCGTCGGCTTCTCCCAGAACGATCTGATCGGCCAGCGGTACGACACCGGTCGGATCCTGTGGCTGCACATCGACCCCGACCACCGCGGCGGCGGAACGGGCGTCCGGCTGCTCGTTCGAACCCGCGAAAAGCTACTCGAGGAAGGTGCCGACAACATCCAGTGTCTGGTCCTCGAGGACAACGAAGGCGGCAATGCGTTCTATCGGGGCCACGGCTTCGAACGGGCCGGCCAGCGCGAGGTCGAGATCGGCGACGAGACGTTCACGGAGAACGTCTACGTCGAAGGCGAGATCGGCGACGAAGGCTGGGGAGCCGTCGACGAACTCGAGGTCGACGGGCAGACCGTCTACGTGAGCTTCGGCGAGGCCGCCCGTGGCGCGAAGTCACCGTTCTACGGCGCCTACGAGACCGAGGACCGGGAGGAACTGTACGCGTGGTTTTGTGGCAACTGCGACTCGCTGGACAACACCATGGACACCATGGGACGCATCGAGTGCAACGTCTGTGGCAATCGTCGGAAGGCGACGCGTTGGGACTCGTCGTATCTCTAG
- a CDS encoding succinylglutamate desuccinylase/aspartoacylase family protein — MSDDTDEPPDGGASEPTADTFTYNGGRVDPGESANIRYGISETYLGDPVRIPVTVINGEHPGPTVFLSAAAHGDELNGIEVVREVAHDWDHSGLHGTLICLPVMNVPGFLAQERYLPIYDRDLNRSFPGREGSTSARRMAHRIFTNFIEPCDLGVDFHTSTRGRTNMIHVRANMEHSKVSRLSKAFSSNVIIAGEGPSGTLRREATQAGVPTITVEMGEAHRFQRRLIDRALTGVASVLAEFGLHPESSVHWPGWRTIIDDDNEKTWIRADAGGIVDMKRGRGELVREGEVICTITNPFKEEDDIVTVEAPFTGLIVGVLENPVVYPGNPLCHLVGLSPDTRTALERERTTENSRSELRAAGSEME; from the coding sequence ATGAGCGACGATACGGATGAGCCACCGGACGGCGGTGCGTCCGAGCCTACGGCCGACACGTTCACGTACAACGGCGGCCGGGTTGATCCCGGCGAGTCGGCCAATATTCGGTACGGTATCAGCGAAACGTATCTCGGTGATCCCGTCAGAATCCCCGTTACGGTGATCAACGGCGAACATCCCGGGCCGACCGTCTTCCTCTCGGCTGCGGCTCACGGCGACGAACTCAACGGCATCGAGGTCGTCCGTGAGGTCGCCCACGACTGGGACCACTCGGGGCTCCACGGGACCCTGATCTGTCTCCCCGTGATGAACGTCCCCGGTTTTCTCGCACAGGAGCGGTATCTTCCGATCTACGACCGGGATCTGAACCGCTCGTTTCCCGGCCGCGAGGGCTCGACGAGCGCCCGGCGGATGGCACACCGCATCTTCACGAACTTCATCGAACCCTGCGATCTCGGCGTGGACTTCCACACGTCCACGCGCGGCCGAACGAACATGATCCACGTTCGGGCCAACATGGAACACTCGAAGGTGTCACGGCTCTCGAAAGCGTTCAGCTCGAACGTCATCATCGCCGGTGAGGGCCCGTCGGGAACGCTTCGACGGGAGGCGACACAGGCCGGCGTTCCCACGATTACGGTCGAGATGGGCGAAGCCCACCGGTTCCAGCGTCGGCTGATCGATCGCGCCTTGACCGGCGTTGCGAGCGTGCTCGCCGAATTCGGCCTCCATCCGGAATCCTCCGTCCACTGGCCCGGCTGGCGGACCATTATCGACGACGACAACGAGAAGACGTGGATCCGCGCCGACGCGGGCGGTATCGTCGACATGAAACGCGGCCGAGGCGAACTCGTCAGGGAGGGCGAGGTGATCTGTACGATTACCAACCCGTTCAAGGAGGAAGACGACATCGTCACCGTCGAAGCGCCCTTCACCGGACTCATCGTCGGCGTCCTCGAGAATCCGGTCGTCTACCCGGGGAACCCGCTGTGTCATCTCGTCGGGCTCTCGCCGGATACTCGAACGGCATTAGAGCGTGAACGGACGACCGAGAACTCCCGGTCGGAACTCCGGGCTGCCGGTTCGGAGATGGAATAA
- a CDS encoding L-aspartate oxidase produces MTKTPPIDRDVPMTGDAGVDGRIRIQGEDEGGGDYEVEYDTVRTPVLVVGAGAAGARVAIELAESGLEPLVIGKRDHGDAHTTWAAGGINAALGSLDEDDWTRHAADTLAEGHLLNDPEAVELTAKHMPDRIRELADWGTPFDRTEDGTINQRYFGAQSSRRTCFVGDRTGEAMLETLIGRARELDIPYRDNVMVTRLLSDGDRVDGAVGFDMETGRGLLFRTNHVVLAAGGFSALYHRHSSRADENNGDGQALALEAGARLVDLEFVQFHPTGMVGDRYGEEWDGRLVTEAVRGEGGRLFNADVSAGEGSEERGVSLGDRFMERYSPDQMELDARDVVARAIAQEVREGRGTERGGVYLDISHRDPEYIRERLPTMVERFGDLGVDITAEPMEVAPTAHYTMGGVDIDFRTGETGVDGLYAVGETVAGVHGANRLGGNSLAETVAIGTLVGAHVANAVTSQDRVPTVTGTQQALAERELRALDDLAAADGTVRPAELLAELGDLLWTTAGILRDEESLREGLAGVAEIRSRTADLRVDGDRTSRSFEYAVDLSFSLTVAETMLRTALERTESRGAHYRSDYPETDSDWQVTLVLSADERGVTIRRRGIADPSSAVREALEAGHELDYHHLE; encoded by the coding sequence ATGACAAAAACACCGCCTATCGACCGCGATGTACCGATGACTGGCGACGCCGGCGTCGACGGGCGAATCCGTATCCAGGGCGAAGACGAGGGAGGCGGCGACTACGAGGTCGAGTACGACACCGTCAGGACGCCGGTCCTCGTCGTCGGTGCGGGTGCCGCCGGGGCGCGCGTCGCCATCGAACTCGCCGAATCGGGCCTCGAGCCGCTCGTCATCGGAAAACGAGATCACGGCGACGCCCACACGACGTGGGCTGCCGGGGGGATCAACGCCGCACTCGGCTCGCTCGACGAGGACGACTGGACGAGACACGCGGCGGACACGCTGGCCGAGGGACACCTCCTGAACGATCCCGAGGCCGTCGAACTGACCGCGAAGCACATGCCCGATCGAATCCGCGAACTCGCCGACTGGGGGACGCCCTTCGATCGAACCGAGGACGGCACGATCAACCAGCGATACTTCGGGGCCCAGTCCTCCCGCCGAACCTGTTTCGTCGGCGATCGAACCGGAGAGGCCATGCTCGAGACGCTGATCGGTCGCGCGCGGGAACTCGATATTCCCTACCGCGACAACGTGATGGTCACCCGGTTGCTCTCGGACGGGGATCGAGTCGACGGCGCTGTCGGCTTCGACATGGAGACCGGCCGCGGACTGCTGTTCCGGACGAACCACGTCGTCCTCGCGGCGGGCGGGTTCTCGGCGCTGTACCACCGCCACTCCTCGCGTGCCGACGAGAACAACGGCGACGGCCAGGCGCTGGCCCTCGAGGCGGGCGCTCGATTGGTCGACCTCGAGTTCGTCCAGTTCCACCCGACGGGAATGGTCGGCGACCGGTACGGCGAAGAGTGGGACGGCCGACTCGTGACCGAGGCGGTTCGCGGCGAGGGTGGCCGGCTGTTCAACGCGGACGTCTCCGCGGGCGAAGGCTCGGAAGAGCGTGGCGTCTCCCTCGGTGATCGGTTCATGGAACGGTACTCGCCCGATCAGATGGAACTCGACGCGAGAGACGTGGTCGCGCGTGCGATCGCTCAGGAGGTTCGCGAGGGTCGCGGGACCGAACGCGGCGGCGTCTACCTCGATATCTCCCATCGCGATCCCGAGTACATCCGCGAACGGTTGCCGACGATGGTCGAGCGCTTCGGCGATCTCGGCGTCGACATCACGGCGGAGCCGATGGAAGTCGCGCCGACCGCACACTACACGATGGGCGGGGTCGATATCGATTTCCGAACCGGTGAGACCGGCGTCGACGGGCTGTACGCCGTCGGCGAAACGGTGGCCGGCGTCCACGGCGCGAACCGTCTCGGCGGGAACTCCTTGGCCGAGACCGTCGCTATCGGGACGCTCGTCGGTGCTCACGTCGCTAACGCGGTTACCAGCCAGGATCGCGTCCCCACCGTCACCGGTACGCAGCAAGCGCTCGCCGAACGGGAACTCCGGGCCCTCGACGATCTCGCCGCGGCGGACGGCACCGTTCGCCCCGCGGAGCTCCTCGCGGAACTCGGCGACCTGCTGTGGACCACCGCCGGCATCCTTCGCGACGAGGAATCGCTCCGCGAGGGACTGGCCGGTGTCGCCGAGATCCGATCGCGAACCGCCGATCTTCGGGTCGACGGGGACCGAACGTCCCGGTCGTTCGAGTACGCCGTCGACCTCTCGTTTAGCCTCACCGTCGCCGAGACGATGCTCCGGACCGCACTCGAGCGGACCGAATCTCGCGGCGCTCACTACCGGAGCGACTACCCGGAAACGGACTCGGACTGGCAGGTCACTCTCGTACTTTCGGCCGACGAACGCGGGGTCACGATCCGACGCCGTGGCATTGCCGACCCGTCGTCAGCAGTTCGAGAGGCCCTCGAGGCGGGTCACGAACTCGACTATCACCACCTCGAGTGA
- the trkA gene encoding Trk system potassium transporter TrkA: MILIIGAGDVGTNIASDLTETHDVTIVDRDSGRIDALTSEIDVSGIVGDGRSVPVLREADIDRADIVVASTDSDAANIMACNAAKRSGDPHTIARVKDIGLCRTWQSLDGGLGVDTMLCIDVLAAEAVTQTIVLPGARAVDTFAGGQVEAAEFEIRENAPVAGQTIAEADRYASTTFAAILRDDDILIPQGDTVIQSGDCVVVIGGLSDISRFADAVAPQPALDSDDDIVIVGGDELGYQIAQQFEARGWAPQIAERDPEQVDALSTRLQGASIAETDIANIEGFNPDLLTNADLVVGAVDDDTNYLLAQLARERDVTSTAAIVDDPEIVEIFESTGIDVVVHPQDIIAGKILQAVYGPGPENVSVFEHDSAEVLEVVVDKESVLTGNSLRDAANQLPAGFVIGAIIRGGQLQLPRGNKIIQTGDRVIAFVDTDVASEIAELI; this comes from the coding sequence ATGATTCTCATCATCGGAGCCGGGGACGTCGGTACAAATATCGCCTCTGACCTCACGGAGACTCACGATGTTACTATCGTCGACCGTGATTCGGGCCGAATCGACGCTCTGACGTCGGAGATCGATGTCTCAGGGATCGTTGGTGATGGGCGTTCAGTACCCGTGCTTCGGGAAGCAGACATCGACCGCGCGGACATCGTTGTTGCGAGCACCGATAGCGACGCGGCCAATATCATGGCCTGCAATGCGGCCAAGCGGTCCGGTGATCCCCACACCATCGCTCGAGTGAAGGATATTGGGTTGTGCCGGACCTGGCAATCACTTGATGGTGGTCTCGGCGTCGATACGATGCTGTGCATTGACGTGCTCGCTGCCGAAGCCGTCACCCAGACCATCGTACTCCCAGGAGCGCGAGCTGTCGATACCTTTGCCGGCGGTCAGGTGGAAGCCGCCGAGTTCGAAATCAGGGAGAATGCACCAGTGGCCGGTCAGACCATCGCGGAGGCGGATCGCTACGCATCAACAACGTTCGCAGCCATCCTCCGGGATGACGACATACTCATTCCCCAGGGCGACACAGTCATTCAATCCGGTGACTGTGTAGTCGTTATCGGAGGTTTATCTGACATCAGTCGGTTCGCGGATGCTGTTGCCCCACAACCAGCTCTGGATTCCGACGACGACATCGTAATCGTCGGAGGGGACGAGTTGGGGTATCAGATTGCCCAGCAATTTGAAGCCCGGGGCTGGGCACCGCAAATCGCGGAACGCGATCCCGAGCAGGTGGACGCCCTCTCAACCCGACTTCAAGGTGCGTCAATCGCTGAAACGGATATCGCGAATATCGAGGGTTTCAACCCCGACTTGCTAACAAACGCTGATTTAGTCGTTGGCGCGGTTGACGACGATACGAACTACCTACTCGCACAGTTGGCACGTGAACGTGACGTCACTAGCACCGCCGCCATCGTTGACGACCCCGAAATCGTCGAAATATTCGAAAGCACCGGCATTGACGTGGTCGTTCACCCGCAGGATATCATCGCCGGCAAAATTCTTCAGGCAGTGTACGGGCCGGGCCCTGAGAACGTCAGCGTTTTCGAGCACGATAGTGCGGAAGTTCTTGAAGTGGTCGTCGATAAAGAGAGCGTTCTCACCGGAAATTCCCTCAGGGATGCCGCCAACCAGTTGCCGGCGGGCTTCGTAATCGGCGCTATTATCCGTGGCGGCCAACTGCAACTCCCACGCGGAAATAAGATCATTCAAACCGGCGATCGGGTAATCGCCTTCGTCGACACCGACGTCGCTTCTGAGATCGCTGAACTAATTTGA
- a CDS encoding flippase, with product MNRQEHIVSGLKVTLVARAIYMLSSALLMFLLARYLLDPDGYGTLYWVIGILAMVQLVADLGIGKSAARYISEYNEKDPGQIPHLIKSTVTFKIVIITLVVYLLLLFHERIAVALGEPAAAPFLAAGVIYITVFSFSGFAQITFQGFNRLGYSAMVQAISGFSRLVFAVGFILLGLGALGAFFGYIVGYALSAAIGLTLLYYKFYARYDPADTYEDGLSRRLLEYSVPLTATRSANVVDKQIDTVLVGVFLTPTAVAFYTLGKQITDFVLAPAESLGFTISPNFGEQKASGQLDQARRIYETSLTHTMLLYIPAAVGLAIVADPFIRMVFGADYAGAIPVLQVLAAFIVLQAITNLTSDSLDYLGRARHRAVAKGGTAAANFGLNILLIPSMGVVGAALATVATHSVYVAVNLYIVHLELSLRLRRLARTIGLICGITGIMAIAVLLVTPMVSSLAMLLGAIALGTLTWAVLAVASGLVDPRAVRSAIT from the coding sequence ATGAACAGACAGGAACACATCGTCAGCGGACTCAAAGTAACGCTCGTCGCTCGAGCAATCTACATGCTCTCGAGCGCGCTGTTAATGTTCCTACTGGCGCGCTATCTCCTCGATCCCGACGGCTACGGAACGCTGTACTGGGTGATCGGGATTTTAGCGATGGTCCAGTTGGTCGCCGATCTCGGGATCGGCAAGTCCGCGGCCAGATATATTTCGGAGTACAACGAGAAGGATCCCGGACAGATCCCCCACCTGATCAAGTCGACGGTCACGTTCAAGATCGTGATCATCACGCTAGTCGTGTACCTCCTCCTCCTGTTTCACGAACGGATCGCCGTTGCGCTGGGGGAGCCGGCGGCCGCGCCGTTTCTCGCGGCGGGCGTGATCTACATCACCGTCTTCTCGTTCAGCGGCTTCGCACAGATCACGTTTCAGGGGTTCAATCGCTTGGGCTACAGCGCGATGGTGCAGGCGATAAGCGGATTCAGTCGGCTCGTCTTCGCCGTCGGATTCATCCTTCTGGGGCTGGGTGCACTCGGTGCCTTTTTCGGCTACATCGTCGGCTACGCGCTGTCGGCGGCGATCGGGTTGACGCTGCTGTACTACAAGTTCTACGCACGATACGACCCCGCCGACACCTACGAGGACGGCCTCTCGCGTCGACTCCTCGAGTACAGCGTTCCGCTGACGGCGACGCGCAGTGCGAACGTCGTGGACAAGCAGATCGACACCGTTCTCGTCGGCGTGTTCCTGACCCCGACCGCGGTCGCGTTCTACACGCTGGGAAAGCAGATCACGGACTTCGTGCTCGCACCCGCGGAATCGCTCGGCTTTACCATCTCGCCGAACTTCGGCGAACAGAAGGCCTCGGGACAGCTCGATCAGGCTCGCCGGATCTACGAAACGTCGCTGACGCACACGATGTTGCTGTACATTCCGGCGGCCGTCGGTCTCGCGATCGTTGCGGACCCGTTTATCAGGATGGTGTTCGGCGCCGACTACGCGGGCGCGATTCCGGTTCTTCAGGTCCTCGCCGCCTTCATCGTCCTCCAGGCGATCACGAATCTGACCAGCGACAGTTTGGACTACCTCGGCCGCGCCCGCCACCGCGCGGTTGCGAAAGGCGGGACCGCTGCGGCCAATTTCGGATTGAACATCCTCCTGATCCCGTCGATGGGCGTCGTCGGCGCGGCGCTCGCGACGGTCGCGACGCACTCGGTGTACGTCGCCGTGAACCTCTACATCGTCCATCTGGAGCTCTCCCTTCGGCTTCGACGGCTCGCCCGGACGATCGGCCTGATCTGTGGCATCACCGGGATCATGGCGATCGCCGTGTTGCTCGTGACGCCGATGGTCTCGAGTCTGGCGATGCTTCTGGGGGCGATCGCGCTCGGGACGCTCACCTGGGCGGTCCTCGCCGTCGCGAGCGGGCTGGTCGATCCGCGAGCGGTTCGGTCGGCGATCACGTAA
- the katG gene encoding catalase/peroxidase HPI has product MAKSNRDWWPNQLNVDILDQNVPTSDPMDEDFDYAEAFETLDLDEVKADIEDVMTTSQDWWPADYGHYGPLFIRMAWHSAGTYRTTDGRGGAAGGRQRFAPLNSWPDNANLDKARRLLWPVKQKYGRKLSWADLLVLTGNVALESMGFETYGFAGGREDEYQPDDAVDWGPEDEWEASERFNEEDELEGTLAATVMGLIYVNPEGPNSEPDPEHSAERIRESFGLMAMNDEETAALIAGGHTFGKVHGADDPDEHVGPEPEAAPIDQQGLGWESEHGSGKGADTITSGIEGPWNATPTQWDMGYLDNLLDYEWEPEKGPGGAWQWTTTDDALDGTAPGAEDPSEKEDVMMLTTDVALKRDPDYREIIERFQENPEEFQEAFAKAWYKLIHRDMGPPERFLGPEVPDEEMLWQDPIPDADYDLIGDDEIDELKAEILASDLSISQLVKTAWASASTYRDSDKRGGANGARIRLEPQKSWEVNEPEELETVLSTYEAIQEEFNGSRSDDVRVSLADLIVLGGNAAVERAAADAGYDVEVPFEPGRTDASPEQTDVESFEALKPEADGFRNYLSDEADRSQEELLVDKADLLDLTAPEMTVLVGGMRALNATYQDSELGVFTDRPETLTNDFFVNLLDMDYEWEASGDSQDIMGWEASSESEDGEVFDLRDRETGGVEWTGTRADLIFGSNSRLRAIADVYASDDAEEKFVRDFVDAWDKVMTLDRFDLE; this is encoded by the coding sequence ATGGCTAAGTCAAACCGAGACTGGTGGCCGAATCAGTTGAACGTGGACATCCTCGATCAGAACGTCCCCACGTCTGATCCGATGGATGAAGACTTCGACTACGCCGAGGCGTTCGAAACACTCGACCTCGACGAGGTGAAGGCGGACATCGAGGACGTCATGACGACGTCGCAAGACTGGTGGCCGGCCGACTACGGCCACTACGGGCCGCTTTTCATTCGGATGGCGTGGCACAGCGCCGGCACGTACCGGACCACCGACGGCCGCGGTGGCGCGGCCGGCGGTAGACAGCGCTTTGCGCCGCTCAACAGTTGGCCCGACAACGCGAACCTCGACAAGGCGCGCCGGCTGCTCTGGCCTGTCAAGCAGAAGTACGGCCGCAAACTCTCGTGGGCCGATCTGCTGGTTCTAACCGGAAACGTCGCCCTGGAATCGATGGGATTCGAGACGTACGGCTTCGCCGGCGGACGCGAGGACGAATACCAGCCCGACGATGCCGTCGACTGGGGGCCCGAAGACGAGTGGGAAGCGTCCGAACGCTTCAACGAGGAGGACGAACTCGAGGGGACGCTCGCCGCCACCGTGATGGGCCTCATCTACGTGAATCCGGAGGGACCCAATAGTGAGCCGGATCCGGAGCACTCGGCGGAACGGATTCGAGAGTCGTTCGGCCTGATGGCGATGAACGACGAGGAGACGGCCGCGCTCATCGCCGGCGGACACACGTTCGGGAAGGTCCACGGCGCCGACGACCCCGACGAGCACGTCGGTCCCGAGCCCGAGGCCGCTCCGATCGACCAGCAGGGCCTCGGCTGGGAGAGCGAGCACGGCTCCGGCAAAGGGGCCGACACGATCACCAGCGGGATAGAGGGACCGTGGAACGCCACGCCGACCCAGTGGGACATGGGCTACCTCGACAACCTGCTCGACTACGAGTGGGAGCCCGAGAAGGGTCCCGGCGGTGCGTGGCAGTGGACCACGACGGACGACGCGCTCGATGGCACTGCACCGGGGGCCGAGGATCCGTCAGAGAAAGAAGACGTGATGATGTTGACGACGGACGTCGCGCTCAAGCGGGATCCCGACTACCGGGAGATCATCGAGCGCTTCCAGGAGAATCCCGAGGAGTTCCAGGAGGCGTTCGCGAAGGCCTGGTACAAGCTGATCCACCGTGACATGGGCCCGCCGGAGCGGTTCCTCGGTCCGGAAGTTCCGGACGAGGAGATGCTGTGGCAAGACCCCATCCCCGACGCCGACTACGACCTGATCGGAGACGACGAGATCGACGAGCTCAAAGCGGAGATACTCGCGTCTGACCTGTCGATCTCCCAGCTCGTCAAGACCGCCTGGGCGTCGGCGTCGACGTACCGCGACAGCGACAAACGCGGCGGAGCCAACGGGGCTCGAATCCGCCTCGAACCGCAAAAGAGCTGGGAAGTCAACGAGCCCGAGGAGCTCGAGACGGTGCTTTCGACCTACGAGGCGATTCAGGAGGAGTTCAACGGCTCGCGATCCGACGACGTGCGAGTCTCGCTGGCCGACCTGATCGTGCTGGGCGGCAACGCAGCCGTCGAGCGGGCCGCGGCGGACGCGGGCTACGACGTGGAGGTTCCGTTCGAGCCGGGCCGTACCGACGCCTCGCCGGAACAGACCGACGTCGAGTCCTTCGAGGCGCTCAAACCCGAAGCCGACGGATTCCGCAACTATCTCTCCGACGAGGCCGACCGTTCGCAGGAGGAGCTGCTGGTCGACAAGGCCGACCTCCTGGATCTGACGGCACCCGAGATGACGGTGCTGGTCGGCGGCATGCGCGCGCTGAACGCGACCTACCAGGATTCCGAACTCGGCGTCTTCACCGACCGGCCGGAGACGTTGACGAACGACTTCTTCGTGAACCTGCTCGACATGGACTACGAGTGGGAAGCGTCCGGCGACTCCCAGGACATCATGGGGTGGGAGGCGTCCTCGGAATCCGAAGACGGCGAGGTGTTCGACCTGCGCGACCGCGAGACGGGCGGCGTCGAGTGGACGGGGACCCGCGCGGATCTCATCTTCGGTTCGAACTCCCGGCTTCGAGCCATCGCGGACGTTTACGCGTCCGACGACGCCGAGGAGAAATTCGTGCGCGACTTCGTCGATGCGTGGGACAAAGTGATGACGCTCGATCGCTTCGACCTCGAGTAA